GGACAGCACGGAGAGCGCCGCGTCGGACGCCGCGAGCACACCGCCGCCGACGACCAGCACGAACGCCACCGCGAGCAGGACGGCGACGAGCAGCATCAGGTCACCGCCCTCGGTGCTGGGCGGCGAACGCGGAGAGGATCTCGCCCTGGATGCCGAACATCTCGGCCTTCTCCTCCGGCTCCGCGTGGTCGAAGCCGAGGAGGTGCAGGATCCCGTGGCACGTGAGCAGCAGCATCTCGTCGGTCGTGGAGTGTCCGGCCGTCTTCGCCTGTTCCTCCGCCACCTGCGGGCAGAGCACGATGTCGCCGAGGAGTCCGGCGGGCGTCGGGTCGTCCTCGGTGCCCGGGCGCAGTTCGTCCATCGGGAAGCTCAGGACGTCGGTCGGACCGGGCTCGTCCATCCACCGCACGTGCAGCTGCTCCATCGCGCCCTCGTCCACGAGCACGATCGCGAGCTCCGCGTCGGCGTGGACGTGCATCGCGTCGAGCGCGAAGGAGGCGAGGCGCTGGATCGCGGCCTCGTCCACCTCCACCCCGGACTCGTTGTTGAGCTCGATGCTCACCGGTTCCCTCCTCGGGAGTCGTTCTGCGGGTACGGGGAGCGCTGCCGGTCCTGCGGCGGACGGCCGCGACGCTCGGCGCGGTTGACGCCTGCGGGGTTGCCCTCCGCTGCCGAGCCGCGACCGCCGGGACGGTACCCGGCCTGCTCGGCGAGGCGCTCCTCGTCGTAGACGGTGTACGCGTCCACGATGCGCCCGACGAGCGTGTGCCGGACGACGTCCTCGCTGCCGAGGCGGGCGAAGTGGATGTCGTCGACCTCGTCGAGGATCCGTGTCACGAGCCGGAGCCCGGAGAGGTTGCCGGGCAGGTCGACCTGGGTGATGTCACCCGTGACGACCATCTTCGACCCGAACCCGAGGCGCGTGAGGAACATCTTCATCTGCTCGGGCGTGGTGTTCTGCGCCTCGTCGAGGACCACGAACGAGTCGTTGAGCGTCCGCCCGCGCATGTACGCCAGCGGCGCGACCTCGACGGTGCCGGCCGCGAGGAGCTTCGGCACGAGCTCGGGGTCCATCATCTCGTTGAGGGCGTCGTACAGCGGCCGCAGGTACGGGTCGATCTTGTCGGTGAGCGTGCCGGGCAGGAACCCGAGCCGCTCGCCCGCCTCGACCGCCGGACGCGTGAGGATGATGCGGGTGACCTCGCGCCGCTGCAGCGC
This is a stretch of genomic DNA from Curtobacterium sp. 458. It encodes these proteins:
- the ybeY gene encoding rRNA maturation RNase YbeY, producing MSIELNNESGVEVDEAAIQRLASFALDAMHVHADAELAIVLVDEGAMEQLHVRWMDEPGPTDVLSFPMDELRPGTEDDPTPAGLLGDIVLCPQVAEEQAKTAGHSTTDEMLLLTCHGILHLLGFDHAEPEEKAEMFGIQGEILSAFAAQHRGR
- a CDS encoding PhoH family protein; translation: MVQLLGPQDRLLKTVERQYPGVRVVVRGNEVSLTGPERDVARARALVDELVGMVKRGQDIGPADIPMSARILDDDRKPSDTFGTPIVSSRGKSVRPKTDGQRAYVDAIDANTITFGIGPAGTGKTYLAMAKAVQALQRREVTRIILTRPAVEAGERLGFLPGTLTDKIDPYLRPLYDALNEMMDPELVPKLLAAGTVEVAPLAYMRGRTLNDSFVVLDEAQNTTPEQMKMFLTRLGFGSKMVVTGDITQVDLPGNLSGLRLVTRILDEVDDIHFARLGSEDVVRHTLVGRIVDAYTVYDEERLAEQAGYRPGGRGSAAEGNPAGVNRAERRGRPPQDRQRSPYPQNDSRGGNR